A genomic window from Shewanella vesiculosa includes:
- a CDS encoding EAL domain-containing protein, with translation MSFKHKLVSFIVSLSLGTLFFLFLFLWIEKQIVVEQEQAATTHLALMSTLSKDIQHTLERLEGLDDQVCSSEMLLHMRRENFLSLFIKDIGYSDENGKLLCTAGLGIIVTESMESEPDYINNYGAKVWVNKKLELFDRLHTAVVIKHNAFDVVIEPTEINKFSSMGFDWEIVFNRANHYQHVSGSNNLYVKGIVGRVNLTHAYQFQQCDPESSYCVALSLSAGEFYEKNRLLIAIIIASSFFLTLFLYYFISFKINGFMSISARVKRGVKSNKFFPLFQPIVNIQTGKIVGCEVLARFEDNEGKIFPDEFIPKVRELGLSWEFTEQLVEKSLLRLSESGIDLKGFKVNINIFPSDVSSGKVLKIIDLPCVNDHPIKVVLEIVEDEQLTGKEFANNLEILVQHGFLIAIDDFGTGYSNLNQVSKLSCHILKIDRSFINAMEGGSIRSSLIPYIVQMANELHIDVVAEGVENIMQHQALKNLGILNGQGWLYGKPMSADDLCPIIKHFKI, from the coding sequence ATGTCGTTTAAACATAAGTTAGTGTCATTTATCGTTAGTTTGTCTCTGGGCACTTTGTTTTTTCTATTTTTATTCTTATGGATAGAAAAACAGATTGTCGTTGAGCAAGAGCAAGCTGCAACAACCCATTTAGCCTTAATGAGTACTCTTAGCAAAGACATTCAACACACTCTTGAGCGATTAGAAGGGCTTGATGATCAAGTGTGTAGTAGTGAAATGTTGCTGCATATGCGCCGTGAGAACTTCCTGTCTCTCTTTATCAAAGATATAGGCTATTCAGATGAAAATGGTAAATTGCTGTGTACCGCAGGTTTAGGGATAATTGTTACAGAAAGTATGGAATCTGAGCCCGACTACATTAATAACTACGGTGCAAAAGTGTGGGTAAATAAAAAGTTAGAACTTTTTGATAGGTTACATACAGCGGTTGTCATCAAGCATAACGCTTTCGATGTAGTGATTGAGCCTACGGAGATCAATAAATTCAGTTCTATGGGATTCGATTGGGAAATTGTATTCAATAGAGCAAATCATTATCAACATGTGTCAGGCAGCAATAATCTATATGTCAAAGGTATCGTTGGCAGAGTGAACTTAACCCATGCCTATCAATTTCAACAATGTGATCCTGAATCATCTTACTGCGTCGCACTGAGCCTTAGTGCTGGCGAGTTTTATGAAAAAAACCGCCTGTTGATTGCTATCATTATTGCGTCATCATTTTTTCTGACATTATTTTTATATTATTTTATATCATTTAAAATCAATGGTTTTATGTCAATAAGCGCTCGGGTTAAACGAGGCGTTAAATCAAACAAGTTTTTTCCTTTATTTCAACCGATAGTCAATATTCAAACCGGTAAGATCGTCGGCTGTGAAGTGCTGGCGCGATTTGAAGATAACGAAGGTAAAATATTTCCAGATGAATTTATTCCCAAAGTTAGAGAGCTGGGCCTGTCATGGGAGTTTACTGAGCAACTTGTTGAAAAATCGCTGCTGCGCCTAAGTGAAAGCGGTATTGATTTGAAGGGTTTTAAAGTCAATATTAATATTTTTCCTTCTGATGTTTCTAGCGGAAAAGTGTTAAAGATAATTGATCTGCCGTGTGTGAATGATCATCCCATTAAGGTTGTTCTTGAGATTGTAGAAGATGAACAGTTGACCGGTAAAGAGTTTGCAAACAACTTAGAGATCCTGGTGCAACATGGTTTTCTGATTGCAATCGATGATTTTGGCACTGGATATTCAAATTTAAACCAAGTGTCAAAATTGTCGTGTCATATTTTGAAAATCGATAGAAGCTTTATTAATGCCATGGAAGGAGGGTCCATCCGTTCATCATTAATACCTTATATTGTCCAAATGGCTAACGAACTGCACATAGACGTTGTTGCCGAAGGTGTTGAAAACATCATGCAACATCAAGCACTTAAAAATTTAGGAATATTAAACGGACAAGGATGGCTATACGGTAAGCCAATGAGTGCCGATGATCTTTGCCCAATAATTAAACATTTTAAGATTTAA
- a CDS encoding RecX family transcriptional regulator: MQRPQLRQAKTIDNVFNSAYWHLSQQDFTIGEIRTKLERKTENQQWIDSVLAKLIDSGYLKNDFDFAVRYCELAFSNEVGTGAIRRKLQLRGVSTTEIDAALEQVMHEQKIDTFKLATSRLLGRFENFYGTSREKVYAQMTAKGFSRSEIDHALSLHPQGATLRSKLAIKAEKVDLTTEIIKLFNKGKGKTLILQELKQRLIDVSDFEETLYQLTLTEDVDFYQSCKNELAKKRYNLSDYKEKSKAYAFLSRKGFASDEIKEAMSLDNDAS; encoded by the coding sequence ATGCAGCGCCCACAACTACGCCAAGCTAAAACCATAGATAACGTTTTTAATAGTGCTTACTGGCACCTTAGTCAGCAAGACTTTACTATTGGCGAAATTCGTACCAAGCTTGAGCGTAAAACCGAGAACCAGCAATGGATTGATAGCGTATTAGCCAAGCTAATCGACAGTGGTTATTTAAAAAATGACTTCGATTTTGCCGTGCGTTATTGCGAACTCGCCTTTAGCAATGAAGTGGGGACTGGCGCCATAAGGCGTAAGTTACAACTTCGCGGTGTGAGTACAACAGAGATTGATGCCGCGCTAGAACAGGTTATGCATGAGCAAAAAATAGATACTTTTAAGCTCGCTACCTCAAGGCTACTAGGCCGATTTGAGAATTTTTACGGCACCAGCAGAGAAAAAGTCTATGCTCAAATGACCGCAAAAGGATTTTCTCGATCTGAAATTGATCATGCATTATCGTTACATCCACAAGGTGCAACACTGCGCAGTAAATTGGCGATAAAAGCAGAAAAAGTCGATTTAACAACTGAAATAATTAAGCTGTTTAATAAAGGTAAAGGTAAAACACTCATTTTACAGGAACTCAAACAGCGATTGATTGATGTGAGTGATTTTGAAGAAACCTTGTATCAATTAACCTTGACAGAAGATGTCGATTTTTATCAAAGCTGTAAAAATGAGCTGGCTAAAAAACGCTATAACTTATCTGATTATAAAGAAAAGTCTAAAGCGTATGCGTTTCTATCTCGTAAAGGTTTTGCCAGTGATGAAATAAAAGAGGCCATGAGTCTAGATAATGATGCATCATAA
- the acnA gene encoding aconitate hydratase AcnA, which produces MKDSMQLLKQLESNGKNFRYYSFDRLAEHFDLSRLPFAAKILLENLLRYENSEFVQPKDIETLARWDLDDWSETEIAFVPSRVILQDFTGVPSVVDLAAMRDAIITLGGNAAAINPLNPVELVIDHSVMVDVFAETGALQQNTAIEIQRNRERYQFLRWGQQAFDNFKVVPPGRGIVHQINLEYLARVVFVKEDEDNLLYPDTLVGTDSHTTMINGLGVLGWGVGGIEAEAAMLGQPVTMLLPEIVGFEFVGKLPPGVTATDLVLTVTEQLRSFGVVGKFVEFFGAGVDQLTLADRATIANMAPEYGATCGIFPIDQQTLDYLKLTGRDPEHIELIKTYLKKMGMWASASDNKACYHASLQLDLGSIVPSIAGPKRPQDRIALEQAGVSFRQWLDSQIPVSQIDAEGKDELASEGGPSVQVPVVDGSAGVACRYRDKDFVLEAGAVVIAAITSCTNTSNPSVLIAAGLLARNAREKGLQVKPWVKTSFAPGSQVVTDYLIKSGLNVDLDALGFQLVGYGCTTCIGNSGPLPQPVSEAIQQGRLKVCSVLSGNRNFDGRIHPEVQANYLASPPLVVAYALAGNMKADMVTEPLGEDANGKAVYLKDIWPDNQEIQQVMASAVQSEMFVSRYADVYSGDVDWQGLEVVQSQKYNWPDSTYVKQPPFFDGISAEVPKIMGIDNARCLLKLGDSVTTDHISPAGSIAPDSPAGDYLQQAGVAIKDFNSYGSRRGNHEVMMRGTFANVRLRNLLAPGTEGCWTRLMPTGESMTVFDAAMYYQQHNTACIVLAGKEYGTGSSRDWAAKGPALLGVKAVIAQSYERIHRSNLVGIGILPLQFMPDDSAESLNLTGEEQFSIPAVSADQKTVNVSVIDKAGKQRLFEAKIRIDTPNEFSYYRHGGILHYVLRNLAKSSS; this is translated from the coding sequence ATGAAAGACTCTATGCAATTATTGAAACAACTTGAGAGTAATGGAAAAAATTTCCGATATTACAGCTTTGACCGATTAGCCGAACACTTCGATTTATCCCGCTTACCCTTTGCGGCAAAAATATTATTAGAAAATCTACTGCGCTATGAAAATTCGGAGTTTGTCCAGCCAAAGGATATTGAAACCTTGGCCCGCTGGGATTTAGATGACTGGTCTGAAACCGAAATTGCCTTTGTCCCATCCCGGGTCATTTTACAAGATTTTACCGGTGTACCTTCAGTCGTCGATTTAGCCGCCATGCGTGATGCCATTATAACGCTAGGTGGTAATGCTGCCGCGATTAATCCGCTGAACCCGGTAGAGCTGGTTATTGACCACTCTGTGATGGTCGATGTATTTGCCGAAACAGGGGCGTTGCAACAAAATACTGCCATTGAAATCCAACGAAATCGCGAACGATATCAGTTTTTGCGTTGGGGTCAGCAAGCCTTCGATAACTTTAAAGTCGTGCCGCCAGGGCGCGGTATCGTGCATCAAATCAATCTAGAATATCTGGCAAGAGTGGTTTTTGTTAAAGAAGATGAAGATAACTTATTGTATCCAGACACCTTAGTCGGAACCGATTCCCATACCACTATGATCAACGGCTTGGGTGTGTTGGGGTGGGGCGTGGGCGGCATTGAGGCTGAGGCTGCGATGTTAGGCCAACCAGTGACTATGTTGTTACCCGAGATAGTTGGTTTTGAATTTGTCGGCAAATTGCCTCCTGGGGTTACCGCTACCGATCTGGTGTTAACCGTAACTGAGCAGCTGCGCTCATTTGGCGTGGTCGGCAAGTTCGTCGAGTTTTTTGGTGCCGGGGTTGATCAATTAACCTTGGCCGATAGGGCGACCATTGCCAATATGGCGCCAGAATACGGTGCCACCTGTGGCATTTTCCCGATCGACCAACAAACGCTAGATTACCTAAAGCTTACTGGTCGTGATCCAGAGCATATCGAGCTGATCAAGACATATCTTAAAAAGATGGGCATGTGGGCCAGTGCATCCGATAACAAAGCCTGTTATCACGCCAGCTTACAACTGGATTTAGGCAGTATTGTGCCTTCTATCGCAGGTCCTAAAAGGCCACAGGACAGAATTGCACTTGAGCAAGCTGGAGTCAGTTTCCGTCAGTGGTTAGACAGTCAAATCCCTGTTAGCCAAATCGACGCTGAAGGTAAAGATGAGCTGGCAAGCGAGGGTGGCCCATCGGTGCAAGTCCCCGTCGTCGATGGTAGCGCAGGTGTTGCGTGTCGTTATCGAGATAAAGACTTTGTGCTCGAAGCCGGCGCTGTGGTGATAGCTGCGATAACCAGCTGTACTAATACCTCTAATCCATCAGTGTTAATCGCCGCTGGACTATTGGCCAGAAATGCCCGTGAAAAAGGTTTACAGGTTAAACCTTGGGTGAAAACCAGTTTTGCACCTGGCTCGCAGGTAGTGACGGATTATTTAATAAAATCAGGTCTTAATGTCGATTTAGATGCTCTAGGCTTTCAGTTGGTTGGCTACGGTTGCACTACCTGTATTGGTAATTCCGGCCCATTGCCTCAGCCCGTCAGTGAAGCGATACAACAGGGCAGGCTGAAGGTGTGTTCGGTGTTATCGGGCAATCGTAACTTTGATGGTCGCATCCATCCAGAAGTACAAGCCAATTACTTAGCATCGCCGCCGCTGGTGGTGGCATATGCATTGGCCGGTAATATGAAAGCCGATATGGTTACTGAACCACTGGGTGAGGATGCCAATGGCAAAGCCGTGTATTTAAAAGATATCTGGCCAGACAATCAGGAAATCCAACAGGTTATGGCCAGCGCGGTGCAAAGCGAGATGTTTGTTTCCCGTTATGCCGATGTATACAGCGGTGATGTAGACTGGCAAGGACTTGAGGTGGTGCAGAGCCAAAAATATAACTGGCCTGATTCCACTTATGTTAAACAACCGCCATTCTTTGATGGGATCAGTGCAGAGGTCCCCAAAATTATGGGTATCGACAATGCCCGTTGTTTACTTAAGTTGGGTGATTCGGTCACCACCGACCATATTTCACCCGCGGGCTCTATTGCACCAGACAGCCCAGCCGGAGACTATTTACAGCAAGCTGGGGTTGCCATTAAGGACTTTAACTCTTACGGTTCACGCCGTGGCAATCATGAAGTCATGATGCGCGGCACCTTTGCCAATGTAAGGCTAAGAAATTTGCTGGCGCCAGGGACCGAAGGTTGCTGGACTCGCTTGATGCCGACAGGTGAGTCGATGACAGTATTTGATGCTGCCATGTATTATCAGCAACATAACACAGCGTGTATTGTGCTTGCGGGTAAGGAGTACGGTACTGGCAGCTCACGCGATTGGGCGGCGAAAGGGCCTGCACTTTTGGGAGTAAAAGCGGTTATCGCACAAAGTTATGAACGTATTCACCGTTCTAATTTGGTTGGCATAGGTATTTTGCCGTTGCAGTTTATGCCTGATGACAGTGCGGAGTCGCTAAATCTTACCGGTGAAGAGCAATTCAGTATTCCTGCTGTCAGCGCCGATCAGAAAACCGTCAATGTGTCAGTGATCGACAAAGCGGGTAAGCAACGTTTGTTTGAAGCTAAAATCCGTATTGATACGCCTAATGAGTTCAGTTATTACCGACATGGCGGTATTTTGCATTATGTATTACGCAATTTGGCTAAGTCGTCTAGCTAA
- a CDS encoding lyase family protein — translation MSKIRIEYDSMGKVEVPNDVYYQAQTQRAQDNFQFSERRFPTPAIVALLDIKSAAAHANSQLGLLDNAMAAAIQQAITASKQLDFSTHFPLDLFQTGSGTSSNMNVNEVIASLASDILQDKVHPNDHVNMGQSSNDVVPAGIHISTVRHLKALLYPAINSLSDKLAFLADEHANLVKTGRTHLMDAMPITLGQELQCWRLQLNAAQAKLQQAELNLHHLPLGGTAVGTGVNCDPRFAKLACDYLQQQDQHPWQAAPVPALYMSSQDHTLAVASALKGLAITLMKIANDLRWMNSGPIAGLQEISVTALQPGSSIMPGKVNPVIPEAVAMIAAEVIGNETTITIAAQSGNFQLNVMLPLIADKLLSSIDLLTHACQSMTDKVFADFAPNSDNLTQVLKKNPILATALNSVVGYDMAAKIAKRAHKEHKSVLDIALEETELSEDELTAILDPLHLAKPHQ, via the coding sequence ATGAGTAAGATACGTATAGAATATGACAGCATGGGTAAAGTTGAAGTGCCAAATGATGTTTATTATCAGGCACAAACCCAGCGAGCACAGGATAATTTTCAATTTTCAGAGCGGCGTTTTCCTACACCGGCAATCGTTGCCCTACTCGACATAAAATCAGCGGCAGCACACGCTAATAGTCAGTTAGGTTTGCTGGATAACGCCATGGCGGCGGCGATCCAACAAGCGATTACCGCCAGTAAACAGCTCGACTTTTCAACCCATTTCCCACTGGATCTGTTCCAAACCGGTTCAGGCACCAGTTCCAATATGAATGTTAACGAAGTGATTGCCAGCTTAGCCAGCGACATTTTGCAAGATAAAGTTCACCCCAACGATCATGTCAATATGGGCCAAAGCAGCAATGATGTGGTGCCTGCCGGTATTCACATCAGTACAGTGCGGCATTTAAAGGCTCTACTGTATCCGGCCATTAATAGCTTAAGTGACAAATTAGCGTTTTTGGCCGATGAGCATGCAAATTTGGTCAAAACTGGACGCACCCATTTAATGGACGCTATGCCCATTACCTTAGGGCAAGAACTACAATGTTGGCGACTACAGCTCAATGCTGCTCAAGCGAAGCTCCAACAAGCAGAGCTCAACTTACATCATTTACCTTTGGGCGGCACTGCGGTTGGCACTGGGGTTAATTGTGATCCGCGTTTTGCCAAACTCGCTTGTGATTATTTACAGCAGCAAGACCAGCATCCTTGGCAGGCGGCACCTGTTCCGGCCTTATACATGAGTAGCCAAGATCACACTCTTGCTGTGGCTTCGGCGCTCAAAGGATTGGCGATCACCTTAATGAAAATTGCCAATGATTTACGCTGGATGAACTCAGGCCCTATCGCCGGACTACAAGAAATTAGTGTAACCGCGCTGCAACCTGGTTCATCGATAATGCCCGGTAAGGTTAATCCGGTTATTCCGGAAGCGGTTGCCATGATTGCCGCTGAAGTGATCGGTAATGAAACGACCATAACCATCGCGGCGCAATCGGGTAATTTTCAATTAAATGTCATGCTGCCACTGATTGCAGACAAGTTACTCTCCAGCATCGATTTATTAACCCATGCCTGCCAATCCATGACGGATAAGGTATTTGCAGATTTTGCGCCCAATAGCGACAACTTGACTCAAGTGTTGAAGAAAAATCCTATTCTTGCCACCGCACTCAATTCAGTGGTGGGTTACGATATGGCCGCGAAAATAGCCAAACGTGCACATAAAGAACATAAATCGGTATTAGACATTGCACTGGAAGAAACCGAGCTGAGCGAAGATGAACTCACTGCGATACTCGATCCCTTGCATCTCGCGAAGCCTCATCAATAA